One stretch of Dyella jiangningensis DNA includes these proteins:
- a CDS encoding HIT family protein has translation MAACPFCEIAAGRLHASVVAQTDRVMAFLDLRQATEGHVLVIPRQHVETLFEIDPELAGEVMQLGVRVAQALRTALRPSGLNLWQSNGAAGGQEVPHFHLHVQPRRVGDGLLRVYADRPPAPASRDVLDALAARIRPFLSP, from the coding sequence GTGGCGGCCTGTCCCTTCTGCGAGATCGCTGCGGGCCGTCTGCACGCCAGCGTGGTGGCGCAGACCGATCGCGTCATGGCCTTCCTCGATCTGCGCCAGGCGACCGAGGGTCATGTGCTGGTGATACCACGCCAGCACGTGGAGACCCTTTTCGAGATCGATCCCGAACTGGCCGGCGAGGTCATGCAACTGGGTGTGCGTGTGGCGCAGGCACTGCGCACCGCGTTGCGGCCGTCCGGACTCAACCTGTGGCAATCCAATGGCGCGGCGGGCGGGCAGGAAGTGCCGCACTTCCACCTGCACGTGCAGCCGCGGCGCGTGGGCGACGGCCTGTTGCGTGTCTACGCCGACCGCCCGCCGGCCCCGGCATCGCGCGACGTGCTCGACGCTCTGGCCGCGCGCATCCGCCCCTTTCTTTCCCCTTGA
- a CDS encoding VOC family protein: MKYLHTMIRVRDVDASLRFFCDGLGLKEMRRMENAAGKFTLIFLAAPGSPEAEVELTYNWDSTEDYGSARNFGHLAFQVEDIYATCAHLQSMGYTINRPPRDGHMAFVRSPDLVSVELLQDGHLPPQEPWASMPNTGVW, from the coding sequence ATGAAATACCTCCACACCATGATCCGCGTCCGCGACGTCGACGCCAGCCTGCGCTTCTTCTGCGACGGCCTGGGGCTGAAGGAAATGCGCCGGATGGAAAACGCGGCGGGCAAGTTCACGCTGATCTTCCTGGCCGCGCCGGGTTCGCCGGAGGCCGAGGTGGAGCTGACCTACAACTGGGACTCCACCGAGGATTACGGCAGCGCCCGCAACTTCGGCCACCTGGCGTTCCAGGTCGAGGACATCTATGCGACCTGCGCCCACCTTCAGTCGATGGGCTACACGATCAACCGTCCGCCGCGCGACGGTCACATGGCGTTCGTGCGTTCGCCGGACCTGGTGTCGGTCGAGCTGCTGCAGGACGGCCACCTGCCGCCGCAGGAACCGTGGGCGTCGATGCCCAACACCGGTGTCTGGTAA
- a CDS encoding sigma-54 dependent transcriptional regulator, protein MAVLREEARRCVVWFGQPASEERAGLAEAGWIIRVADASTQGGVGMRNNDTVVALADLRQAAPASFQAMAQLMADHPWLPWVALIPPEMPGHEPLTDRILEASIEYFATPVDVDRLVEALDRIGGDRPRAAEPSDIGVTGRSAAIGAVVASIRKYAPVELPVLITGETGTGKEVAARALHGLSARADRPFAAINCGALPPNLVQSELFGHERGAFTGANARRIGHFESAAGGTVFLDEVGDLPPDAQTSLLRFLQEGTLERVGSSQLIKLDVRVLAATHVDLEKAVELGRFREDLYYRLNVLRLRMPALREREDDVVLLAQRFLDAFRELHPSRARAFSASARRAMLDFAWPGNVRELLNRVQRAAVVAEDPLISVSDLDLADVLTKQAARSSLGSTRVAAERDAVIACLRESRFNVSECARRLKVSRVTIYRLCKKHQLALDELR, encoded by the coding sequence ATGGCTGTGTTGAGGGAGGAAGCCAGACGATGCGTCGTCTGGTTCGGGCAGCCTGCCAGCGAGGAACGTGCTGGCCTGGCCGAAGCGGGCTGGATCATTCGCGTTGCCGACGCCAGTACGCAGGGCGGTGTGGGTATGCGCAACAACGACACGGTGGTGGCGCTGGCCGATCTCAGGCAGGCGGCCCCGGCCTCGTTCCAGGCCATGGCCCAGCTGATGGCCGACCACCCCTGGCTGCCCTGGGTAGCGTTGATTCCGCCCGAGATGCCCGGCCATGAGCCGCTGACCGATCGCATCCTCGAAGCCAGCATCGAGTATTTCGCCACGCCGGTGGACGTCGACCGCCTGGTCGAGGCCCTGGACCGTATCGGCGGCGACCGGCCGCGGGCGGCCGAACCCAGCGACATCGGCGTGACCGGGCGCAGCGCCGCCATCGGCGCCGTCGTGGCCAGCATCCGGAAATACGCGCCGGTCGAGCTGCCGGTGTTGATCACCGGCGAAACCGGCACCGGCAAGGAAGTGGCGGCGCGGGCACTGCACGGCTTGTCGGCGCGCGCGGATCGCCCGTTCGCGGCGATCAACTGCGGCGCACTGCCGCCGAACCTGGTGCAGTCGGAGCTGTTCGGCCACGAGCGTGGCGCATTCACCGGCGCCAACGCACGCCGCATCGGCCATTTCGAATCGGCGGCCGGTGGCACCGTGTTTCTCGACGAAGTCGGCGACCTGCCGCCCGATGCGCAGACCAGCCTGTTGCGCTTCCTGCAGGAGGGTACGCTCGAACGTGTCGGCAGCAGCCAATTGATCAAGCTCGATGTGCGCGTGCTCGCCGCCACGCATGTCGACCTGGAAAAAGCGGTGGAGCTCGGACGTTTCCGCGAAGACCTGTATTACCGCCTCAATGTGTTGCGCCTGCGCATGCCGGCGCTGCGTGAGCGCGAGGACGACGTGGTGCTGCTGGCGCAGCGCTTCCTCGATGCGTTCCGCGAACTGCATCCGAGCCGCGCGCGCGCCTTCAGTGCGAGCGCACGACGGGCGATGCTGGATTTCGCCTGGCCCGGCAACGTCCGCGAACTGCTCAACCGCGTGCAGCGTGCCGCGGTGGTGGCGGAGGATCCGTTGATCAGCGTGAGTGATCTGGATCTCGCCGACGTGCTGACCAAGCAGGCAGCCCGTTCCAGCCTGGGCAGCACGCGGGTGGCGGCCGAGCGCGACGCGGTGATCGCGTGCCTGCGCGAGAGCCGGTTCAACGTCAGCGAATGCGCGCGGCGGCTAAAGGTGTCGCGCGTGACCATCTACCGGCTGTGCAAGAAGCACCAGTTGGCACTCGACGAGCTGCGCTGA
- a CDS encoding acetylornithine transaminase, translating to MHAHDPSAQSLIDLGKRYWLPVYRPRDVVLDHGKGSRVWDTEGREYIDLGAGIAVNALGHQDPDLLEALTTQAGKLWHSSNVFYTEPPLRLAEELVQASGFAERVFLCNSGTEANEAAIKLVRKWATAQGREAAKRVIVTFRGSFHGRTLAAVTATAQPKYQEGYEPLPGGFRYLDFNDAAQLEAAFAQGDVAAVMLEPVQGEGGVLPAAPGFLKRVRELCDQHDALLVLDEIQCGMGRTGTLFAHVQDDVQPDIVTLAKALGCGFPIGAMLAGPKVAQTMQFGAHGTTFGGNPLAASVARVALRKLSSPELLSNVTRQSQALREGLLHINASLDLFDEVRGRGLMLGAVLKDAHKGKAGSMLDFAAAHGLLVLQAGPDVLRFVPPLNLGDDDLAEGLSRLEAALRAYLAG from the coding sequence ATGCACGCGCACGACCCGTCCGCCCAATCCCTGATCGATCTCGGCAAGCGCTACTGGCTGCCGGTGTATCGACCGCGTGATGTGGTGCTGGACCACGGCAAGGGATCGCGCGTGTGGGACACGGAAGGACGCGAGTACATCGATCTGGGCGCCGGCATCGCCGTGAATGCTCTGGGCCACCAGGACCCGGATCTGCTCGAAGCGTTGACCACGCAGGCGGGCAAGTTGTGGCATTCCAGCAACGTGTTCTACACCGAGCCGCCGCTGCGCCTCGCCGAGGAACTGGTACAGGCCTCCGGTTTTGCCGAACGCGTATTCCTGTGCAATTCGGGCACCGAGGCCAACGAGGCTGCGATCAAGCTCGTGCGCAAGTGGGCTACCGCACAGGGGCGCGAGGCGGCCAAGCGGGTCATCGTCACGTTCCGTGGTTCGTTCCACGGCCGCACGCTGGCGGCCGTTACCGCCACCGCGCAGCCGAAGTACCAGGAAGGCTACGAACCGCTGCCGGGCGGGTTCCGCTACCTCGACTTCAATGACGCCGCGCAGCTGGAGGCCGCCTTCGCGCAGGGCGATGTCGCCGCCGTAATGCTGGAGCCGGTGCAGGGCGAAGGCGGCGTGTTGCCGGCGGCGCCCGGTTTCCTCAAGCGCGTGCGCGAGCTGTGCGACCAGCACGACGCCTTGCTGGTGCTGGATGAAATCCAGTGCGGCATGGGTCGCACCGGCACCCTGTTCGCCCATGTGCAGGACGACGTGCAGCCGGACATTGTCACGCTCGCCAAGGCGCTGGGTTGCGGCTTCCCCATCGGTGCCATGCTGGCCGGCCCCAAGGTGGCCCAGACCATGCAGTTCGGCGCGCACGGCACCACCTTCGGCGGCAATCCACTGGCTGCTTCGGTGGCGCGCGTGGCGCTGCGCAAGCTGTCCTCGCCCGAGTTGCTGTCGAACGTGACGCGTCAATCGCAGGCGCTGCGCGAAGGCCTGCTGCACATCAATGCATCGCTCGACCTGTTCGACGAAGTGCGCGGTCGCGGCCTGATGCTGGGCGCGGTGCTCAAGGACGCGCACAAGGGCAAGGCCGGCAGCATGCTCGATTTCGCTGCCGCCCATGGCCTGCTCGTGCTGCAGGCAGGTCCGGACGTGCTGCGCTTCGTGCCGCCGCTCAACCTCGGCGACGACGATCTCGCCGAAGGTCTCTCGCGCCTCGAAGCCGCGCTGCGCGCCTATCTCGCCGGCTGA
- a CDS encoding ion transporter, whose amino-acid sequence MNVQPRFPFDSAIAAAAQHGWRARWFRIIFGHDDTASRLFDLVLMVAILASILVAVLDTVDDLHARLGRAFTLLEWLFTLAFTAEYLARLLVVSQPRRYAFSFFGIVDLVAVLPTYLTLLAAGGQHLMVVRALRILRIFRVLKMTRYVSEADMLWSTFLRARPKILVFFSTILTLVLIFGALMYLIEGPENGYTSIPRAMYWAVVTMTTVGFGDITPHTTLGQLVTSLIMLLGYCIIAVPTGIFAAELASGMRQARQQRRACVGCGLEGHPPDARYCRGCGMPLREGGSDT is encoded by the coding sequence ATGAACGTGCAGCCGCGGTTTCCGTTCGACAGCGCCATCGCAGCTGCGGCCCAGCACGGCTGGCGAGCGCGATGGTTCCGCATCATCTTCGGTCACGACGACACCGCCTCGCGCCTGTTCGACCTGGTGCTCATGGTGGCGATCCTCGCGAGCATTCTGGTGGCGGTGCTGGACACGGTCGACGACCTGCATGCCAGGCTCGGCCGCGCGTTTACGCTGCTCGAATGGCTGTTCACCCTCGCCTTTACCGCGGAATACCTGGCGAGGCTGCTGGTGGTCTCGCAACCGCGCCGTTACGCCTTCAGCTTTTTCGGCATCGTCGACCTGGTGGCGGTGTTGCCGACCTATCTGACGCTGCTGGCCGCCGGCGGCCAGCACCTGATGGTGGTGCGTGCGCTGCGCATCCTGCGCATTTTCCGGGTGCTGAAGATGACCCGCTACGTGAGCGAGGCGGACATGCTCTGGTCCACCTTCCTGCGGGCACGACCGAAGATCCTGGTGTTCTTCAGCACCATTCTCACCCTGGTGCTGATCTTCGGCGCGCTGATGTATCTGATCGAAGGGCCGGAAAACGGCTATACCAGCATTCCGCGCGCGATGTACTGGGCGGTGGTGACGATGACCACGGTGGGCTTCGGCGATATCACGCCGCATACCACGCTCGGACAGCTGGTGACTTCACTGATCATGCTGCTGGGCTACTGCATCATCGCCGTGCCCACCGGCATCTTCGCTGCGGAGCTGGCGAGCGGGATGCGGCAGGCACGGCAGCAGCGCCGGGCCTGCGTGGGATGTGGGCTTGAAGGGCACCCGCCTGATGCGCGCTATTGCCGTGGCTGCGGAATGCCGCTCCGGGAAGGTGGAAGCGACACGTAA
- a CDS encoding HAD family hydrolase, with product MLRCVLFDLDDVLVDYDRSIRVGHLAQAIGSTSEAVCAAIYASGIEDAADRGALTPQAYLDALGAQLQQPISEENWTAARRAATQVRPDVLALAHRVARRVPIALLTNNGVLMARQLPVIAPALFPLFAGRAFASAEFGASKPDPQVYIACIERLGVSPEATLFIDDNEANVKGALDAGLHAHHYRDLTGLLRALDWFGLP from the coding sequence GTGCTCCGCTGCGTGCTGTTCGACCTGGACGACGTGCTGGTCGACTACGATCGCTCGATCCGCGTCGGCCATCTCGCCCAGGCCATCGGCAGCACATCGGAAGCAGTTTGCGCGGCGATCTACGCATCAGGCATCGAGGACGCTGCGGACCGTGGCGCGCTCACGCCGCAGGCCTACCTCGATGCCCTGGGCGCGCAGCTGCAGCAACCGATCAGCGAGGAAAACTGGACCGCGGCGCGACGCGCGGCCACGCAGGTCCGCCCGGACGTGTTGGCGCTGGCGCATCGCGTTGCCCGGCGCGTCCCGATCGCCTTGCTCACCAACAATGGCGTGCTGATGGCGCGGCAACTGCCGGTGATCGCGCCGGCGCTGTTTCCCCTCTTTGCGGGACGTGCCTTTGCATCCGCCGAGTTCGGCGCCAGCAAGCCGGATCCTCAGGTCTATATCGCGTGCATCGAGCGGCTTGGCGTGTCGCCGGAAGCGACGCTGTTCATCGACGACAACGAAGCCAACGTAAAGGGCGCCCTGGATGCCGGCCTGCATGCACACCACTACCGTGACCTGACCGGCCTGCTCCGGGCGCTGGACTGGTTTGGCCTGCCCTGA
- the hemL gene encoding glutamate-1-semialdehyde 2,1-aminomutase — protein MTTNHELFQRAQQLMPGGVNSPVRAFKSVGGEPFFTARADGACLWDVEGKRYIDYVGSWGPMIVGHNHPQVREAVERAVKNGLSYGTPCPAEVTMAETITRLIPSIDMVRMVNSGTEATMSAIRLARGATNRSLIVKFEGCYHGHGDSFLVKAGSGALTFGVPTSPGVPKANADLTLTLAYNDIDAAVRLFDEHGHDIAGLIIEPVAGNMNCIPPKDGYLQALRELCTKHGALLIFDEVMTGFRVALGGAQAYYGVTPDLTTFGKIIGGGMPVGAYGGRRDLMQQIAPAGPIYQAGTLSGNPVAMAAGLAMLELIQAPGFYDQLAARTRLLTDGLQAIADGEGIPFSTNRVGGMFGLFFTAGKVESYAQATAADTAMFNRFFHGMLERGVYLAPSAFEAGFVSSAHSEQDVADTLEAARGAMKAARAG, from the coding sequence ATGACCACCAACCATGAACTCTTCCAACGCGCGCAGCAGCTGATGCCCGGCGGCGTGAATTCGCCGGTGCGCGCCTTCAAGTCGGTGGGCGGCGAACCGTTCTTCACGGCACGTGCCGATGGCGCCTGTCTGTGGGACGTGGAAGGCAAGCGCTACATCGATTATGTGGGTTCGTGGGGCCCGATGATCGTGGGCCACAACCATCCGCAGGTGCGCGAGGCGGTAGAACGCGCGGTGAAGAACGGCCTCTCCTACGGCACGCCCTGCCCGGCCGAAGTGACCATGGCCGAGACGATCACGCGACTGATCCCGTCGATCGACATGGTGCGCATGGTCAATTCCGGCACCGAAGCGACCATGTCGGCGATTCGCCTGGCGCGCGGCGCGACGAATCGCAGCCTGATCGTGAAGTTCGAAGGGTGCTATCACGGCCATGGCGACAGCTTCCTGGTGAAGGCGGGCTCCGGTGCGCTCACGTTTGGCGTGCCGACGTCGCCGGGCGTGCCCAAGGCGAATGCCGATCTCACGCTGACCCTCGCCTACAACGACATCGATGCCGCCGTGCGCCTGTTCGACGAGCACGGCCACGACATCGCCGGCCTGATCATCGAGCCGGTGGCCGGCAACATGAACTGCATTCCGCCGAAGGACGGTTATCTGCAGGCTTTGCGCGAGCTGTGCACCAAGCATGGCGCGCTGCTGATCTTCGACGAGGTGATGACGGGTTTCCGTGTCGCCCTGGGCGGCGCGCAGGCGTACTACGGCGTGACGCCGGATCTCACCACCTTCGGCAAGATCATCGGCGGCGGCATGCCGGTGGGTGCTTATGGCGGTCGCCGCGACCTGATGCAGCAGATCGCGCCGGCCGGCCCGATCTACCAGGCGGGTACGCTCTCGGGCAATCCGGTGGCGATGGCTGCGGGCCTGGCCATGCTGGAACTGATCCAGGCGCCGGGCTTCTATGACCAGCTCGCCGCGCGCACGCGCCTGCTCACCGATGGCCTGCAGGCGATCGCGGACGGTGAAGGCATTCCCTTCAGCACGAATCGCGTGGGCGGCATGTTCGGGCTGTTCTTCACGGCCGGGAAAGTCGAGAGCTATGCGCAGGCGACCGCGGCGGATACGGCGATGTTCAACCGCTTCTTCCACGGCATGCTGGAGCGCGGCGTCTACCTCGCACCGTCGGCGTTCGAGGCCGGTTTCGTCTCGAGCGCGCACAGCGAGCAGGACGTTGCCGACACGCTGGAGGCGGCACGCGGCGCGATGAAGGCGGCGCGCGCGGGATAA
- the thiE gene encoding thiamine phosphate synthase, with the protein MHSQLKGRGLYVITDGPRPDLFEVVALALAGGARLLQYRDKTTDQARRLTEARAIRALCAARKVPLIVNDDVPLALAAGAAGVHLGEDDGDIAAARAVLGPEAIIGVSCYDSADRAHQLAAAGADYLAFGAFFPSPTKPHARRASFDLLRQTAALGLPRVAIGGITPDNGGSLIDAGADYLAVVSAVFGDPDVRGAAARFTQLFTTH; encoded by the coding sequence ATGCACTCCCAACTTAAGGGCCGCGGCCTGTATGTGATCACCGACGGTCCGCGCCCGGACCTGTTCGAAGTGGTGGCGCTGGCCCTGGCCGGTGGCGCCCGCCTGCTGCAGTACCGCGACAAGACCACCGACCAGGCCCGCCGCCTCACCGAGGCGCGGGCGATCCGGGCGCTCTGCGCCGCCCGCAAGGTGCCGCTGATCGTCAACGACGACGTGCCGCTGGCCTTGGCCGCAGGCGCTGCGGGCGTGCACCTGGGCGAGGACGACGGCGATATCGCCGCGGCCCGCGCGGTGCTGGGGCCGGAAGCGATCATTGGCGTGTCCTGTTACGACTCCGCCGACCGCGCGCATCAACTGGCTGCGGCCGGGGCCGACTACCTCGCGTTCGGCGCCTTTTTTCCGTCGCCCACGAAGCCGCATGCCCGGCGGGCGTCATTCGATCTACTGCGACAGACCGCCGCGCTGGGATTGCCTCGGGTGGCGATCGGCGGCATCACGCCGGACAATGGCGGATCCCTGATCGATGCCGGCGCGGACTACCTGGCCGTGGTTTCGGCCGTATTCGGCGATCCGGACGTCCGCGGCGCCGCCGCGCGTTTCACCCAACTTTTCACGACGCATTGA
- a CDS encoding rubredoxin has product MNQSTNETGTFRKWMCVVCGFIYDEALGLPEEGIEPGTRWADVPDTWTCPDCGATKDDFEMIEID; this is encoded by the coding sequence ATGAATCAGAGCACCAACGAAACCGGGACCTTTCGCAAATGGATGTGTGTCGTCTGCGGCTTCATCTATGACGAGGCGCTGGGCCTGCCCGAGGAAGGCATCGAGCCCGGCACGCGCTGGGCGGACGTGCCCGACACCTGGACGTGCCCCGATTGCGGCGCGACCAAGGACGATTTCGAGATGATCGAAATCGACTGA
- a CDS encoding TIGR00645 family protein, producing MTTPSKSRLGPLPYLIFSSRWLQLPLYLGLIVAQAIYVVQFVRELWHLVDATLFGHLGDGVTAESAETTIMLTVLGLIDVVMISNLLVMVIVGGYETFVSRLKLEGHPDQPEWLSHVNATVLKVKLAMAIIGISSIHLLATFIKANTLNPQTIMWQVLLHLAFVVSALALAYIDRIMQPGAKGEAH from the coding sequence ATGACGACTCCTTCGAAGAGCCGCCTCGGTCCGCTGCCCTATCTCATCTTCTCTTCGCGCTGGCTGCAGTTGCCGCTGTACCTGGGGCTGATCGTGGCCCAGGCCATCTATGTCGTGCAGTTCGTGCGCGAGTTGTGGCACCTGGTCGATGCCACGCTGTTCGGCCATCTTGGTGATGGCGTGACGGCGGAAAGTGCCGAGACCACGATCATGCTCACGGTGCTGGGCCTGATCGATGTGGTGATGATTTCGAATCTGCTGGTGATGGTGATCGTCGGTGGCTACGAAACCTTCGTGTCGCGACTGAAGCTCGAGGGGCACCCCGACCAGCCGGAATGGTTGTCGCACGTGAACGCCACGGTGCTGAAGGTAAAGTTGGCCATGGCGATCATCGGTATCTCGTCGATCCATCTGCTCGCGACCTTCATCAAGGCCAACACGCTCAACCCGCAGACGATCATGTGGCAGGTGCTGCTGCACCTGGCATTCGTGGTTTCCGCGCTGGCCCTGGCCTATATCGACCGGATCATGCAGCCCGGCGCAAAGGGCGAGGCGCACTGA
- the glpK gene encoding glycerol kinase GlpK — MDKRFILALDQGTTSSRAILFDRTGAVAGSAQREFAQIFPQPGWVEHNPREILTSVLVTVTELLANAQVELADVAAIGITNQRETTVVWDRATGQPVYNAIVWQSRQSMEICERLKREGVEPLVRERTGLLVDAYFSATKLRWILDHVDGAQERAERGELLFGTIDSWLIWNLSGGAAHVTDVTNAARTLLYDIHRCCWDDDLLHALNIPRAMLPEVRSSSEVYATTAPSQFFGASVPIAGVAGDQQAALFGQACFEPGMAKNTYGTGCFMLMHTGGQAVPSKHGLLSTIAWQIGDRVDYALEGSIFVAGSVIQWLRDGLRMLGKASDSQAYAERVASSDGVYMVPAFVGLGAPYWRSDVRGAVFGLSRGTSKEHFVRAALESMAYQSRDVLTAMEADAGIALTELRADGGAIANDFMAQFQSDMLGVPVLRPRVQETTALGAAYLAGLAVGFWRDCDEIAALWQVDRRFAPVMPANERDRLYRGWQDAVNATMGFRVD; from the coding sequence GTGGACAAGCGTTTCATCCTGGCCCTCGACCAGGGCACGACCAGTTCCCGCGCGATCCTGTTCGATCGAACGGGTGCCGTGGCGGGCAGCGCGCAACGTGAGTTTGCGCAGATCTTTCCGCAACCCGGCTGGGTGGAACACAACCCGCGCGAAATTCTCACCAGCGTGCTGGTCACCGTGACCGAACTGCTGGCCAACGCGCAGGTCGAGCTTGCTGATGTCGCCGCGATCGGCATCACCAACCAGCGCGAGACGACGGTGGTGTGGGATCGTGCGACAGGACAGCCCGTATACAACGCGATCGTCTGGCAATCGCGCCAGAGCATGGAGATCTGCGAACGGTTGAAGCGTGAAGGTGTCGAGCCCCTGGTGCGGGAACGTACCGGTCTGCTGGTCGACGCCTACTTTTCAGCGACCAAATTGCGCTGGATTCTCGATCACGTGGATGGCGCTCAGGAGCGGGCCGAGCGTGGGGAATTGTTGTTCGGCACGATCGACAGCTGGCTGATCTGGAATCTCAGCGGCGGCGCGGCGCACGTGACCGATGTGACCAACGCCGCACGCACGCTGCTCTACGACATCCATCGGTGTTGCTGGGACGACGATCTGCTGCATGCATTGAACATCCCGCGCGCCATGCTTCCCGAGGTTCGATCGAGCAGCGAGGTCTATGCGACGACCGCACCGTCGCAGTTCTTCGGCGCCAGCGTGCCCATCGCCGGCGTCGCGGGCGACCAGCAGGCCGCGCTCTTCGGCCAGGCGTGCTTCGAACCCGGCATGGCCAAGAACACCTACGGCACGGGCTGCTTCATGCTGATGCATACGGGCGGACAGGCGGTGCCATCGAAGCATGGCCTGCTATCCACCATTGCCTGGCAGATCGGTGATCGCGTCGACTACGCGCTGGAGGGAAGCATCTTCGTGGCGGGCTCGGTGATCCAATGGTTGCGCGATGGCCTGCGCATGCTGGGCAAGGCCAGCGATTCGCAGGCCTACGCGGAACGCGTGGCATCGAGCGACGGCGTCTATATGGTGCCGGCATTTGTCGGCCTCGGCGCGCCCTATTGGCGCAGCGACGTGCGCGGTGCCGTGTTTGGCCTCAGTCGTGGCACCAGCAAGGAGCATTTCGTGCGTGCCGCGCTGGAATCGATGGCTTATCAATCGCGCGACGTGCTTACGGCGATGGAAGCGGATGCAGGCATCGCGCTCACCGAGTTGCGTGCGGACGGCGGCGCCATCGCGAATGACTTCATGGCGCAGTTCCAGAGCGACATGCTGGGCGTGCCGGTGCTGCGCCCTCGCGTGCAGGAAACCACCGCGCTCGGCGCCGCGTATCTCGCGGGACTCGCGGTAGGTTTCTGGCGCGACTGCGACGAGATCGCCGCGCTGTGGCAGGTGGATCGCCGCTTTGCGCCGGTCATGCCGGCGAACGAGCGGGACAGGCTCTATCGCGGCTGGCAGGATGCCGTGAACGCCACCATGGGTTTTCGCGTCGACTGA
- a CDS encoding carbohydrate kinase family protein, producing MSAVICGSLAYDTIMVFQDQFKNHILPDQVHILNVSFLVPRMRREFGGCAGNIAYNLKLLGADPLPVATVGQDFGPYRAHMEKCGIRLDYVREFEDQFTPQCFITTDLDNNQITAFHPGAMLSAHTNHVRDIPTISFAIVAPDSRDAMLQHVDEFAARGVPFIFDPGQAMPLFDGAEFRAMIEKSTYVIVNDYESQLLQQRTGWSAQDIASRVKAYIVTQGPRGSHIHTDGTTHEIPAARERQVVDPTGCGDAYRAGLIFGIMKGKDWPTIGRMASLMGALKVEHPGTQNQRFDYAQFAAEFKEQFGYSID from the coding sequence ATGTCTGCCGTCATCTGCGGATCGCTCGCCTACGACACCATCATGGTGTTCCAGGACCAGTTCAAGAACCACATCCTTCCGGACCAGGTCCACATCCTGAACGTGTCGTTCCTGGTGCCGCGGATGCGCCGCGAATTCGGCGGCTGCGCCGGCAACATCGCGTACAACCTCAAGCTGCTGGGCGCCGACCCGCTGCCGGTCGCCACGGTGGGCCAGGACTTCGGCCCGTACCGCGCGCACATGGAAAAGTGCGGCATCCGCCTGGACTACGTACGTGAGTTCGAAGACCAGTTCACGCCGCAGTGCTTCATCACCACCGACCTGGACAACAACCAGATCACCGCCTTCCACCCGGGTGCGATGCTCAGCGCGCACACGAACCACGTGCGCGACATCCCGACGATCAGCTTCGCCATCGTGGCGCCAGACAGCCGCGACGCCATGCTGCAGCATGTCGATGAATTCGCCGCGCGCGGCGTGCCTTTCATCTTCGATCCGGGCCAGGCCATGCCGCTGTTCGACGGCGCGGAGTTCCGCGCGATGATCGAAAAGTCGACCTACGTGATCGTCAACGACTACGAGTCGCAGCTGCTGCAGCAGCGCACCGGCTGGAGCGCGCAGGACATCGCCTCGCGTGTGAAGGCCTACATCGTGACGCAGGGCCCGCGCGGCTCGCACATCCACACCGACGGCACCACGCATGAGATCCCGGCCGCCCGCGAACGCCAGGTGGTCGACCCCACCGGTTGCGGCGACGCTTATCGCGCCGGCCTGATCTTCGGCATCATGAAGGGCAAGGACTGGCCGACCATCGGCCGCATGGCCTCGCTGATGGGCGCGCTGAAGGTAGAGCATCCGGGCACGCAGAACCAGCGCTTCGATTACGCGCAGTTCGCCGCGGAGTTCAAGGAACAGTTCGGCTATTCGATCGACTGA